A genomic segment from Actinoplanes sichuanensis encodes:
- a CDS encoding DUF721 domain-containing protein, with the protein MENPDLAGPELARAVLDAALARRREAASRTSKRRTGTGQGSGRRLRGYSGPGPDPRDPQLFGAMLERLVKARGWEKPKAEATVFGRWEKVVGPDIAAHSRPVRLEGGVLTVEAESTAWATQLRMLAATLLRKIAGEVGNNVVTRLNIHGPAAPSWSRGPRRVQGRGPRDTYG; encoded by the coding sequence GTGGAAAACCCGGACCTGGCCGGGCCGGAACTTGCCCGGGCCGTGCTCGACGCGGCTTTGGCGCGGCGCCGTGAGGCGGCGTCGCGGACGTCGAAACGCCGGACCGGGACCGGTCAGGGCAGCGGCCGGCGGCTTCGTGGCTATTCCGGGCCGGGGCCGGATCCGCGTGATCCACAGTTGTTCGGGGCGATGCTGGAACGCCTGGTCAAGGCTCGCGGCTGGGAGAAGCCGAAGGCTGAGGCGACGGTTTTCGGCAGGTGGGAGAAAGTGGTCGGGCCGGACATCGCGGCGCACAGCCGACCGGTGCGGCTGGAGGGCGGGGTGCTGACCGTCGAGGCGGAGTCGACGGCGTGGGCCACCCAGTTGCGGATGCTCGCCGCCACTCTGCTCCGCAAGATCGCCGGTGAGGTCGGTAACAACGTGGTGACCAGGCTGAACATTCACGGGCCGGCGGCGCCGTCGTGGAGTCGTGGGCCGCGGCGGGTGCAGGGGCGCGGGCCCCGGGACACTTACGGCTGA
- the gyrA gene encoding DNA gyrase subunit A: MTDTPEPPGDDETPADIGGSVTQRIEPVGLEVEMQRSYLDYAMSVIVGRALPDVRDGLKPVHRKILYAMYDAGFRPDRGYVKCARIVGDVMGNYHPHGDSSIYDALVRMGQRWSLRYPLIDSNGNFGSPGNDPPAAMRYTEAKLSPLAMEMLRDIDEDTVDMQDNYDGRTKEPTILPARFPNLLVNGSEGIAVGMATKIPPHNLGEIASAVQWQLDHPESDEATALEAMIELVKGPDFPTKGMIVGQSAINDAYRTGRGSIRMRAVVEVEEDTRGRPCLVVTELPYQVNPDNLAERIAELVKEGKLTGIADIRDESSGRTGMRLILVLKRDAVAKVVLNNLYKHTQLQETFGANMLAIVDGVPRTLNLAQFIRYYVEHQIEVIQRRTAFRLRKAEERAHILRGLAKALDMLDEVIALIRRSTTVEDSRQGLMQLLDVDEIQATAILDMQLRRLAALERQRIIDELAKIEIEIADFKDILAKPERQRAIISEELAEIVAKFGDERRTQIIPFDGEVSMEDLIAREDVVVTITRTGYAKRTKTDLYRSQKRGGKGVSGATLRQDDIVSHFFVISTHDWMLFFTNKGRVYRAKAYELPEASRVAKGQHVANLLAFQPDEHIAQIIQIPNYEVAPYLVLATKNGLVKKTRLEEFDSNRSGGIIAINLREDDELVGAALAAPEDDLLLVSKKAQAIRFNATDEALRPMGRATSGVIGMRFGDNDELLAMEVVRPDMDVLVATDGGYAKRTPIEEYPVQGRGGKGVLTAKITERRGGLVGALVISPEDELFAITSNGGVIRTPVKPVRRTRDRNTMGVKLMDLPEGVTIVALARNADEPDEQD; encoded by the coding sequence GTGACTGACACTCCCGAGCCCCCCGGCGACGACGAGACCCCGGCCGATATCGGCGGCAGCGTGACCCAACGCATCGAGCCGGTCGGCCTCGAGGTCGAGATGCAGCGGTCGTACCTCGACTACGCGATGAGCGTCATCGTCGGCCGGGCGCTGCCCGACGTGCGGGACGGTCTCAAGCCGGTACACCGCAAGATCCTCTACGCGATGTACGACGCGGGCTTCCGTCCCGACCGCGGTTACGTCAAGTGCGCCCGCATCGTCGGCGACGTGATGGGCAACTACCACCCGCACGGCGACTCGTCGATCTACGACGCCCTGGTGCGTATGGGGCAGCGTTGGTCGCTGCGCTACCCGCTGATCGACAGCAACGGCAACTTCGGCTCGCCGGGTAACGACCCGCCCGCGGCCATGCGCTACACCGAGGCGAAGTTGTCCCCGCTGGCGATGGAGATGCTGCGGGACATCGACGAGGACACCGTCGACATGCAGGACAACTACGACGGGCGCACCAAGGAGCCGACGATCCTGCCGGCTCGGTTCCCGAACCTGCTGGTCAACGGCTCCGAGGGCATCGCGGTCGGGATGGCCACCAAGATCCCGCCGCATAACCTGGGCGAGATCGCCAGCGCCGTCCAGTGGCAGCTCGACCACCCCGAGTCGGACGAGGCGACCGCACTCGAAGCGATGATCGAGCTGGTCAAGGGGCCGGACTTCCCGACCAAGGGCATGATCGTCGGCCAGTCGGCGATCAACGACGCGTACCGGACCGGCCGTGGGTCGATCCGGATGCGCGCGGTGGTCGAGGTCGAGGAGGACACCCGCGGCCGGCCCTGTCTCGTGGTGACCGAGCTGCCGTACCAGGTGAACCCGGACAACCTCGCCGAACGCATCGCCGAGCTGGTCAAGGAAGGCAAGCTCACCGGCATCGCGGACATCCGGGACGAGTCGTCCGGCCGTACCGGCATGCGGTTGATCCTGGTCCTGAAGCGCGACGCGGTCGCCAAGGTCGTGCTGAACAACCTCTACAAGCACACCCAGCTCCAGGAGACGTTCGGCGCCAACATGCTGGCGATCGTCGACGGGGTGCCGCGCACGCTCAACCTGGCGCAGTTCATCCGCTACTACGTCGAGCACCAGATCGAGGTCATCCAGCGCCGGACCGCGTTCCGGCTGCGCAAGGCCGAGGAGCGGGCCCACATCCTGCGCGGTCTGGCCAAGGCGCTGGACATGCTCGACGAGGTGATCGCCCTGATCCGGCGCTCGACCACGGTCGAGGACTCACGTCAGGGCCTGATGCAGCTCCTCGACGTCGACGAGATCCAGGCGACCGCGATCCTCGACATGCAGCTGCGCCGCCTCGCGGCTCTGGAGCGGCAGCGCATCATCGACGAGCTGGCGAAGATCGAGATCGAGATCGCCGACTTCAAGGACATCCTGGCGAAGCCGGAGCGGCAGCGGGCGATCATCTCGGAGGAACTGGCCGAGATCGTCGCGAAGTTCGGCGACGAGCGGCGCACCCAGATCATCCCGTTCGACGGCGAGGTCTCCATGGAGGACCTCATCGCCCGGGAAGACGTTGTGGTGACCATCACACGAACTGGTTACGCCAAGCGGACGAAGACCGATCTGTACCGGTCGCAGAAGCGCGGCGGCAAGGGCGTGAGCGGCGCCACGCTGCGGCAGGACGACATCGTGTCGCACTTCTTCGTCATTTCTACACACGATTGGATGCTGTTCTTCACGAACAAGGGCCGGGTCTACCGGGCGAAGGCGTACGAACTGCCCGAAGCCAGCCGTGTGGCCAAGGGACAGCACGTCGCGAACCTGCTCGCCTTCCAGCCCGACGAGCACATCGCCCAGATCATCCAGATCCCGAACTACGAGGTCGCGCCGTACCTTGTGCTCGCCACTAAGAATGGGCTCGTGAAGAAGACGCGCCTGGAGGAATTTGACTCCAACCGCAGCGGTGGCATTATCGCCATCAACCTGCGGGAGGATGACGAATTGGTGGGCGCGGCGCTGGCGGCTCCGGAGGACGACCTGCTTCTGGTGTCCAAGAAAGCCCAGGCCATCCGCTTCAACGCGACCGACGAGGCGCTGCGCCCGATGGGCCGCGCGACGTCCGGTGTCATCGGCATGCGCTTCGGTGACAACGATGAACTTCTGGCGATGGAAGTGGTCCGGCCGGACATGGATGTGTTGGTCGCCACCGATGGTGGGTATGCGAAGCGCACGCCCATCGAGGAGTATCCGGTGCAGGGGCGTGGCGGCAAGGGGGTACTGACCGCCAAGATCACTGAGCGTCGTGGTGGACTTGTCGGCGCTCTGGTGATCAGCCCGGAGGATGAACTGTTTGCCATCACCAGCAATGGTGGTGTCATCCGGACTCCCGTGAAGCCTGTACGGCGCACACGGGATCGGAACACAATGGGGGTCAAGCTGATGGACCTCCCAGAAGGTGTAACCATCGTGGCGCTTGCTCGCAATGCCGACGAGCCTGACGAACAGGACTAG
- the recF gene encoding DNA replication/repair protein RecF (All proteins in this family for which functions are known are DNA-binding proteins that assist the filamentation of RecA onto DNA for the initiation of recombination or recombinational repair.) yields MHVRRVELTDFRSYERVAVDLDPGVSVLVGQNGMGKTNLVEALGYVATLDSHRVATDAPLVRAGAASAVIRCAIVHEGRELLVELEIVPGRANRARLNRSPVRRPREVLGALRMVLFAPEDLELVRGDPSERRRYLDDLLVARQPRFAGVRADYDRVVKQRNALLRNAYLNRKVGGTRGQDLSTLEVWDHHLAHHGAELLAGRLELAAALSPHLTKAYDAVAPGRGAAAIAYASRLGESLQADRPVLEAAILERLRERRVAEIERGMTLVGPHRDDLALSLGDLPVKGYASHGECWSFALALRLAAYDLLRSDGIEPVLVLDDVFAELDGSRRERLAALVSDAAQLLVTCAVPEDVPASLSGARFDVVTGAVSRVS; encoded by the coding sequence ATGCACGTACGCCGGGTCGAGCTCACCGACTTCCGTTCGTATGAGCGGGTGGCGGTCGATCTCGATCCCGGCGTGTCCGTGCTGGTCGGGCAGAACGGCATGGGCAAGACCAACCTGGTCGAGGCGCTCGGTTATGTGGCCACTCTGGACAGTCATCGGGTGGCCACCGACGCGCCGCTGGTTCGGGCTGGTGCCGCTTCGGCGGTGATCAGGTGCGCGATCGTCCATGAGGGACGGGAGCTGCTGGTCGAGCTGGAGATCGTGCCGGGCCGGGCGAATCGGGCCCGGCTCAACCGGTCGCCGGTGCGCCGTCCGCGGGAGGTGCTCGGCGCGCTGCGGATGGTGCTGTTCGCACCGGAGGATCTGGAGCTGGTCCGGGGTGACCCGTCGGAGCGCCGACGCTATCTGGACGATCTGTTGGTGGCCCGGCAGCCGCGGTTCGCCGGGGTACGGGCCGACTACGACCGGGTGGTGAAGCAGCGCAACGCCCTGCTGCGCAACGCCTACCTGAACCGCAAGGTGGGCGGCACTCGCGGGCAGGACCTGTCGACGCTCGAGGTGTGGGATCACCATCTCGCCCATCACGGCGCCGAGCTGCTGGCCGGGCGGCTGGAGCTGGCGGCCGCGCTGTCGCCGCATCTGACGAAGGCGTACGACGCGGTCGCTCCGGGCCGGGGTGCGGCGGCGATCGCGTACGCGTCGCGGCTGGGCGAGTCGTTGCAGGCGGACCGGCCGGTGCTGGAGGCGGCGATCCTGGAACGGTTGCGGGAACGGCGAGTCGCGGAGATCGAGCGGGGCATGACTTTGGTCGGCCCGCATCGTGACGATCTCGCGCTGAGTCTCGGTGACCTGCCGGTGAAGGGGTATGCGAGTCACGGCGAGTGCTGGTCGTTCGCGCTGGCGTTGCGGCTGGCCGCCTACGATCTGCTGCGTTCGGACGGGATCGAGCCGGTGCTGGTGCTCGACGATGTCTTCGCCGAGCTGGACGGGTCGCGCCGGGAACGGCTGGCGGCGCTGGTCTCGGACGCGGCACAGTTGTTGGTGACGTGCGCGGTTCCGGAGGACGTGCCGGCGAGCCTGAGTGGTGCGCGCTTCGACGTCGTGACGGGGGCGGTGAGCCGTGTTTCCTGA
- the rnpA gene encoding ribonuclease P protein component, with protein MLAAAQRLRRSADFAAAIRGGRRAGRETLVVHLLIDEPAFASTARAGFVVSKAVGNSVVRNRVQRRLRHLVRPLLNDLPAGATVVIRALPPSAGATSAALAGDLESALASARRPRRPR; from the coding sequence GTGCTTGCCGCGGCGCAACGACTGCGGCGTAGCGCGGACTTCGCCGCAGCGATTCGCGGTGGCCGTCGAGCCGGCCGCGAAACCCTGGTCGTCCACCTGCTTATCGACGAGCCGGCGTTCGCCTCCACGGCGCGCGCCGGCTTTGTCGTGTCCAAAGCGGTGGGCAACTCCGTCGTCCGCAACCGGGTCCAGCGGCGTTTACGTCATCTGGTCCGGCCGCTTCTCAACGACCTGCCGGCCGGGGCGACCGTGGTGATCCGCGCGTTGCCGCCGTCCGCCGGCGCAACGTCCGCGGCTCTCGCCGGCGATCTGGAGAGCGCGCTCGCGTCGGCCCGAAGACCCCGGCGGCCACGATGA
- the dnaN gene encoding DNA polymerase III subunit beta, which yields MKFRVERDALADAVAWTAKSLPSRPSVPVLAGVLLRVTDGRLQVSGFDYEVSSQVTVEVQADADGAALVSGRLLAEITKALPGKPVDIAAVGAHLELVCGSARFTLPTMPVEDYPTLPDMPTSAGTIDAATFASAVSQVAIAAGRDETLPMMTGVRLELNGSNIALLATDRYRLAMREIEWTPEDPEISLNALVPAKTLNDTAKALGPIGGAVTLALAQGSAGEGMIGFAGGARRTTSRLLDGANYPPVRSLFPASHNAEARVAVSSLVEVVRRVALVAERTTPVLLSFSEDGLVVEAGGTEEARASEAMEAEFTGEPLTIGFNPQYLIDGLQNLGAPTAMLSFVDAFKPAVISPAGESGEIIPGYRYLIMPIRVTR from the coding sequence ATGAAGTTCCGGGTGGAGCGAGACGCGCTCGCCGACGCCGTGGCCTGGACAGCCAAGAGCCTGCCCAGTCGGCCCTCGGTGCCGGTGCTCGCCGGCGTCCTGCTGCGGGTGACCGATGGCCGCCTGCAGGTGTCCGGCTTCGACTACGAGGTCTCCAGCCAGGTGACGGTCGAGGTGCAGGCCGACGCGGACGGCGCGGCTCTGGTCTCCGGTCGCCTGCTCGCCGAGATCACCAAGGCGCTGCCGGGTAAGCCGGTGGACATCGCCGCCGTCGGCGCGCATCTCGAGCTGGTCTGCGGGAGTGCCCGTTTCACCCTGCCCACGATGCCGGTGGAGGACTATCCGACCCTGCCGGATATGCCGACCAGTGCGGGCACGATCGACGCCGCTACGTTCGCCTCAGCGGTTTCCCAGGTGGCGATCGCCGCGGGCCGTGACGAGACGCTGCCGATGATGACCGGTGTGCGTCTGGAACTGAACGGTTCGAACATCGCCCTGCTGGCCACCGACCGATACCGGCTGGCGATGCGCGAGATCGAGTGGACCCCGGAGGACCCGGAGATCAGCCTCAACGCGCTGGTCCCGGCGAAGACGCTGAACGACACGGCCAAGGCTCTCGGCCCGATCGGCGGTGCGGTGACGCTGGCGCTCGCCCAGGGCAGTGCCGGTGAGGGCATGATCGGTTTCGCCGGTGGCGCCCGCCGTACGACGAGTCGCCTGCTGGACGGTGCGAACTATCCGCCGGTGCGCTCGCTTTTCCCGGCTTCGCACAACGCCGAGGCCCGGGTCGCGGTGTCGTCGCTGGTCGAGGTGGTCCGACGGGTCGCCCTGGTTGCCGAGCGCACCACTCCGGTGCTGCTGAGCTTCAGCGAGGACGGCCTGGTGGTCGAGGCCGGCGGCACCGAGGAGGCGCGCGCCAGCGAGGCGATGGAGGCCGAGTTCACCGGTGAGCCGCTGACGATCGGTTTCAACCCGCAGTACCTGATCGATGGTCTGCAGAACCTGGGCGCTCCGACGGCGATGCTGTCGTTCGTCGACGCGTTCAAGCCCGCTGTGATCTCGCCCGCTGGCGAAAGCGGAGAAATCATCCCGGGTTACCGCTATCTGATCATGCCGATCCGGGTCACTCGCTGA
- the gyrB gene encoding DNA topoisomerase (ATP-hydrolyzing) subunit B produces MSENQQEYGAGSITVLEGLEAVRKRPGMYIGSTGERGLHHLVWEVVDNAVDEALAGYCDTIDVVLLPDGGVSVTDNGRGFPVDLHPTLKKPGVEVALTVLHAGGKFDGQAYKVSGGLHGVGVSVVNALSTRMAVAIQKDGFWWRQKYDYSVPGELVKGEPTDELGSTVQFWPDPDIFETVDFDYQTIYRRLQEMAFLNRALTINYIDQRPDQVDENGEHRKVTFMYEDGIADFVRHLNATKSAIHKTVIQFEAEDNDAGMGVEVAMQWNESYGESVYTFANRINTHEGGTHEEGFRAALTTIVNKYGIEKKFLKGDQKLSGEDIREGLAAIISVTLREPQFEGQTKTKLGNTDMKSFVQKVANEQLADWFDRNPADAKLIITKADQAARARIAAQQARKLARRKSLLESGSMPGKLADCQSTDPRETELFIVEGDSAGGSAKSGRESRIQAILPIRGKILNVEKARIDRVLKNNEVQALITAMGTGIHDEFDISKLRYHKIILMADADVDGQHIQTLLLTLLFRFVRPLVEHGHVYLASPPLYKIKWNKRGDDAQYAYSDRERDGLIALRQQKKANAKPDDIQRFKGLGEMNYDELWDTTMNPDTRTLRQVTLDDAAVADELFSVLMGEDVEARRSFIQRNAKDVRFLDI; encoded by the coding sequence GTGTCAGAGAATCAGCAGGAATACGGTGCCGGCTCTATCACCGTGCTCGAAGGCCTGGAAGCGGTCCGCAAGCGTCCCGGTATGTACATCGGTTCCACCGGTGAGCGCGGTCTGCACCACCTGGTCTGGGAGGTTGTGGACAACGCGGTCGACGAGGCGTTGGCCGGTTACTGCGACACCATCGACGTGGTCCTGCTCCCCGATGGTGGCGTCTCGGTCACCGACAATGGCCGTGGTTTCCCGGTCGACCTGCACCCGACGCTGAAGAAGCCGGGTGTCGAGGTCGCACTGACCGTCCTGCACGCGGGCGGCAAGTTCGACGGCCAGGCCTACAAGGTCTCCGGCGGTCTGCACGGTGTCGGCGTCTCCGTGGTGAACGCGCTCTCGACCAGGATGGCCGTCGCGATCCAGAAGGACGGCTTCTGGTGGCGCCAGAAGTATGACTACTCCGTTCCCGGTGAGCTGGTGAAGGGCGAGCCGACCGACGAGCTGGGCTCGACCGTGCAGTTCTGGCCGGACCCGGACATCTTCGAGACGGTCGACTTCGACTACCAGACCATCTACCGGCGTCTGCAGGAGATGGCGTTCCTCAACCGCGCCCTCACCATCAACTACATCGACCAGCGTCCCGACCAGGTCGACGAGAACGGTGAGCACCGCAAGGTCACCTTCATGTACGAGGACGGCATCGCCGACTTCGTGCGGCACCTCAACGCCACGAAGAGCGCCATCCACAAGACGGTGATCCAGTTCGAGGCCGAGGACAACGACGCCGGCATGGGTGTCGAGGTCGCGATGCAGTGGAACGAGTCGTACGGCGAGTCGGTCTACACCTTCGCCAACCGCATCAACACGCACGAGGGCGGTACCCACGAGGAGGGCTTCCGCGCCGCACTGACGACGATCGTCAACAAGTACGGCATCGAGAAGAAGTTCCTCAAGGGCGACCAGAAACTGTCCGGTGAGGACATTCGTGAGGGCTTGGCCGCGATCATCTCGGTGACCCTTCGTGAGCCGCAGTTCGAGGGCCAGACCAAGACGAAGCTCGGCAACACCGACATGAAGAGCTTCGTGCAGAAGGTGGCGAACGAGCAGCTCGCCGACTGGTTCGACCGGAACCCGGCGGACGCCAAGCTGATCATCACGAAGGCCGACCAGGCGGCCCGCGCCCGGATCGCCGCCCAGCAGGCCCGCAAGCTGGCCCGCCGCAAGTCGCTGCTGGAGTCCGGCTCGATGCCGGGCAAGCTGGCCGACTGCCAGTCCACCGACCCGCGTGAGACCGAGCTGTTCATCGTCGAGGGTGACTCGGCCGGCGGTTCGGCGAAGTCCGGCCGGGAGAGCCGCATCCAGGCGATCCTTCCGATCCGCGGCAAGATCCTCAACGTGGAGAAGGCCCGGATCGACCGGGTGCTGAAGAACAACGAGGTCCAGGCGCTGATCACGGCCATGGGCACTGGCATCCACGACGAGTTCGACATCTCGAAGCTGCGGTATCACAAGATCATTTTGATGGCCGACGCCGACGTCGACGGCCAGCACATCCAGACGCTGCTGCTCACCCTGCTGTTCCGTTTCGTGCGGCCGCTGGTCGAGCACGGTCACGTCTACCTGGCGTCGCCGCCGCTTTACAAGATCAAGTGGAACAAGCGGGGGGACGACGCGCAGTACGCGTACTCCGACCGTGAGCGTGACGGGCTGATCGCGCTGCGTCAGCAGAAGAAGGCGAACGCCAAACCCGACGACATCCAGCGGTTCAAGGGTCTCGGCGAGATGAACTACGACGAGCTGTGGGACACCACGATGAACCCGGACACCCGCACCCTGCGTCAGGTGACCCTGGACGATGCGGCCGTCGCCGACGAGCTGTTCAGCGTGCTGATGGGTGAGGACGTGGAGGCCCGGCGGTCCTTCATCCAGCGCAACGCCAAGGACGTCAGGTTCCTCGACATTTAA
- the gnd gene encoding phosphogluconate dehydrogenase (NAD(+)-dependent, decarboxylating), with protein MQLGLIGLGRMGGNMRERLRAAGHEVVGYDQNLEVSDAASLSELAEKLAAPRVVWTMVPSGKITEDTINQLAEVLEAGDIIIDGGNSKFTDDAPRAERLKAKGIHYLDVGVSGGVWGIKNGYALMVGGDAPQVEHCKPIFEALKPVGEFGFAHAGTHGAGHYAKMVHNGIEYGLMHAYAEGYEILKASEYIHDVPAVIKSWREGSVVKSWLLDLLDRALDEDPELDALKGYADDTGEGRWTVDEAVRLAVPAHVIAASLFARFQSRQDDSPAMKAVAALRQQFGGHAVKR; from the coding sequence ATGCAACTCGGCCTGATCGGTCTCGGCCGCATGGGTGGCAACATGCGGGAACGACTCCGTGCAGCGGGGCACGAAGTCGTCGGATACGACCAGAACCTGGAAGTAAGCGACGCAGCAAGCCTGTCCGAGCTGGCTGAGAAGCTGGCCGCGCCGAGGGTCGTCTGGACGATGGTTCCGTCCGGGAAGATCACCGAGGACACGATCAACCAGCTCGCCGAGGTTCTCGAGGCGGGCGACATCATCATCGACGGCGGAAACTCCAAGTTCACCGACGACGCCCCGCGGGCCGAGCGGCTGAAGGCCAAGGGCATCCACTACCTGGACGTCGGTGTCTCCGGCGGCGTGTGGGGCATCAAGAACGGCTACGCCCTGATGGTCGGTGGCGACGCCCCGCAGGTCGAGCACTGCAAGCCGATCTTCGAGGCGCTCAAGCCGGTCGGTGAGTTCGGGTTCGCGCACGCCGGCACCCACGGGGCCGGGCACTACGCGAAGATGGTGCACAACGGCATCGAGTACGGCTTGATGCACGCGTATGCCGAGGGCTACGAGATCCTCAAGGCGTCCGAGTACATCCATGACGTGCCCGCCGTGATCAAGAGCTGGCGGGAGGGCAGTGTCGTCAAGTCGTGGCTGCTCGATCTGCTGGACCGGGCTCTCGACGAGGACCCGGAGCTGGACGCGCTGAAGGGTTACGCCGACGACACCGGCGAGGGCCGCTGGACCGTCGACGAGGCCGTGCGTCTCGCCGTGCCGGCGCATGTCATCGCGGCGTCGTTGTTCGCGCGTTTCCAGTCCCGTCAGGACGACTCGCCCGCCATGAAGGCCGTCGCCGCGCTGCGTCAGCAGTTCGGTGGACACGCCGTCAAGCGCTGA
- the rpmH gene encoding 50S ribosomal protein L34 codes for MSKRTYQPNNRRRAKTHGFRLRMRTRAGRAILSARRAKGRGELSA; via the coding sequence GTGAGCAAGCGCACCTACCAGCCGAACAACCGCCGGCGTGCCAAGACCCACGGCTTCCGGCTGCGCATGCGCACCCGTGCCGGCCGTGCCATCCTGTCGGCCCGCCGGGCCAAGGGCCGCGGCGAGCTGTCGGCCTGA
- the dnaA gene encoding chromosomal replication initiator protein DnaA — MADQVDLGTLWRDTLDELSDEIASRQQRAYLQFTRLRAIVEDTALLSVPDTYTRDIIESRLRPAITEALTKRLSRPIQVAVTVRPPEDGSGMPGTVYGTPAEQAAPIAEPQPRHYAESGPYAEPGPYQPELPGYPSGPQRMPEPPYQQAAFGPAEHAPEPYPTGSAQHSAPQAPYSRGVPTARDGQEALFADPMPQQIPQPPVNRSPATRPAEQETPNDAVAHRMAADAAQLRDNRRHPDDRPMPGPDRRDDMPVRAGDNGPGRPPVDLRGPGTSPRPGGQDGNRLNPKYMFETFVIGSSNRFAHAASVAVAESPAKAYNPLFIYGSSGLGKTHLLHAIGHYATTLGHARSVRYVSTEEFTNDFINSLRDDKTQAFQRRYRDVDILLIDDIQFLENRERTQEEFFHTFNTLHNANKQIVISSDRSPRQLATLEDRMRTRFEWGLLADIQPPDLETRIAILQKKAAQERMYAPDDVLEFIASRVSNSIRELEGALIRVTAFASLTRSPVQLSLAEEVLRDFMPDGAGPEITADQIMVSTADYFGVSLEDLRGHSRSRVLVNARQVAMYLCRELTDLSLPRIGQAFGGRDHTTVMHADRKIRQHMAERRSLYNQIAELTNRIKQNT; from the coding sequence GTGGCCGATCAGGTCGACCTGGGCACGTTGTGGCGTGACACGTTGGACGAGTTGTCCGACGAGATCGCGTCACGGCAGCAGCGCGCCTATCTACAGTTCACCCGCCTACGGGCCATCGTCGAGGACACCGCCCTCCTATCGGTTCCGGACACGTACACCCGAGACATCATCGAGTCCCGGCTGCGCCCGGCGATCACCGAAGCCCTGACGAAGCGGCTCAGTCGACCCATTCAGGTGGCGGTCACCGTCCGCCCTCCGGAGGACGGCTCGGGGATGCCCGGGACGGTCTACGGCACGCCAGCCGAGCAGGCCGCCCCGATCGCCGAACCACAGCCGCGGCACTACGCCGAGTCCGGACCGTATGCGGAGCCCGGGCCGTACCAGCCGGAGCTGCCCGGATACCCCTCCGGTCCGCAGCGGATGCCCGAGCCGCCGTATCAGCAGGCCGCCTTCGGTCCGGCCGAGCACGCGCCCGAGCCGTACCCGACCGGGTCCGCACAGCATTCGGCGCCGCAGGCGCCGTACTCGCGTGGCGTGCCGACCGCCCGCGACGGCCAGGAGGCGCTCTTCGCCGACCCGATGCCGCAGCAGATCCCGCAGCCCCCGGTGAACCGGTCGCCGGCGACACGCCCGGCCGAGCAGGAGACGCCGAACGACGCGGTCGCGCACCGGATGGCAGCCGACGCGGCCCAGCTGCGCGACAACCGACGGCACCCGGACGACAGGCCGATGCCCGGCCCGGACCGGCGCGACGACATGCCGGTGCGGGCCGGCGACAACGGCCCCGGACGCCCGCCGGTCGACCTACGCGGTCCCGGTACGTCCCCGCGCCCTGGTGGGCAGGACGGCAACCGGCTCAACCCGAAGTACATGTTCGAGACGTTCGTGATCGGCTCGTCCAACCGGTTCGCGCATGCCGCATCGGTGGCCGTCGCCGAGTCACCGGCGAAGGCGTACAACCCGCTCTTCATCTACGGCAGCTCCGGGCTGGGCAAAACCCACCTCCTGCACGCGATCGGTCATTACGCCACCACCCTGGGGCACGCGCGTTCGGTGCGCTACGTGTCGACCGAGGAGTTCACCAACGATTTCATCAACAGCCTGCGTGACGACAAGACGCAGGCGTTCCAGCGCCGCTACCGCGACGTCGACATCCTGCTGATCGACGACATCCAGTTCCTGGAGAATCGCGAGCGGACGCAGGAGGAGTTCTTCCACACGTTCAACACGCTGCACAACGCCAACAAGCAGATCGTGATCAGCTCGGACCGCTCACCGCGCCAGCTGGCCACCCTCGAAGACCGGATGCGTACCCGCTTCGAGTGGGGTCTGCTGGCCGACATCCAGCCACCGGACCTGGAGACGCGAATCGCGATCCTCCAGAAGAAGGCCGCCCAGGAGCGGATGTACGCCCCTGACGACGTACTGGAATTCATCGCGTCCCGGGTCTCCAACTCGATCCGCGAGCTCGAGGGCGCGCTGATCCGGGTGACCGCGTTCGCCAGCCTGACCCGCTCGCCGGTGCAACTCTCCCTGGCCGAGGAGGTGCTACGGGACTTCATGCCGGACGGCGCCGGCCCGGAGATCACCGCCGACCAGATCATGGTCTCCACCGCCGACTACTTCGGCGTCAGCCTGGAGGATCTGCGCGGCCATTCCCGCAGCCGGGTCCTGGTGAACGCCCGCCAGGTCGCGATGTACCTCTGCCGCGAACTGACCGATCTCTCGCTGCCGCGAATCGGCCAGGCCTTCGGCGGCCGAGACCACACCACGGTCATGCACGCCGACCGCAAAATCCGGCAACACATGGCCGAACGCCGGTCCCTCTACAACCAGATCGCCGAACTGACCAACCGAATCAAACAAAACACCTGA